In Salinarimonas sp., a genomic segment contains:
- a CDS encoding pyridoxine 5'-phosphate synthase — MARLSVNLNKIALLRNSRKTGVPDPVSFVPLARRAGAEGITLHPRPDERHVRRADVPAIAAAMEGLRPAFELNLEGYPDERFLAIVREIRPEQVTFVPDAPDVFTSDKGFDLDAAQRDLVAHALEGLKGVETRVILFVDPDPEVVPRVAEAGAHGIEIYTGSYAEAWKARAHAPLLDAAAKAALAARERGLVVNAGHDLNLENIPPLVAAIPHLAEASIGHELTADALVMGFEGAVAAYAAALRGEA, encoded by the coding sequence ATGGCGAGGCTCAGCGTCAACCTCAACAAGATCGCCCTCCTGCGGAACTCGCGGAAGACGGGCGTGCCCGATCCCGTGAGCTTCGTGCCGCTGGCCAGGCGCGCCGGCGCGGAGGGGATCACGCTGCATCCGCGCCCGGACGAGCGGCACGTGCGCCGCGCCGACGTGCCCGCGATCGCCGCCGCCATGGAGGGCCTGCGCCCGGCCTTCGAGCTCAATCTCGAAGGATATCCGGACGAGCGCTTCCTCGCCATCGTGCGCGAGATCCGCCCCGAGCAGGTGACCTTCGTGCCGGACGCCCCCGACGTCTTCACCTCCGACAAGGGCTTCGACCTCGACGCCGCCCAGCGCGACCTCGTGGCCCACGCGCTCGAGGGGCTGAAGGGTGTCGAGACGCGGGTGATCCTGTTCGTCGACCCCGATCCGGAGGTCGTGCCGCGCGTCGCCGAGGCGGGCGCGCACGGCATCGAGATCTATACCGGCTCCTACGCCGAGGCCTGGAAGGCGCGCGCCCACGCGCCCCTCCTCGACGCCGCCGCCAAGGCGGCGCTCGCGGCGCGCGAGCGCGGGCTCGTCGTCAATGCCGGGCACGACCTCAACCTCGAGAACATCCCCCCGCTCGTCGCCGCCATCCCGCACCTCGCGGAGGCCTCGATCGGCCACGAGCTCACCGCCGACGCGCTGGTGATGGGCTTCGAGGGAGCGGTCGCGGCCTACGCGGCGGCCCTGCGCGGCGAGGCGTGA
- the dapA gene encoding 4-hydroxy-tetrahydrodipicolinate synthase, with product MPAHAVLSRLRGSIPAMVTPFEGDAVDEAALRAHVDWLIENGSTGLVPVGTTGESPTLSHDEHKRVVEITVAEAKGRVPVIAGAGSNSTAEALDFARHAERAGADALLVVTPYYNKPTQEGLYQHFKAIDAAVGIPILIYNIPGRSVIDMSVETMARLYELPNIAGVKDATANMVRVSQQRAAMGPDFLQLSGEDSTALGFNAHGGHGCISVTANVAPRLCADFQAASLSGDAATALKLHDRLMPLHHALFVETNPTPAKFALSVLGRMSDAVRLPLVTASEPCKQQVRAAMRAAGLINS from the coding sequence ATGCCCGCTCATGCCGTCCTCTCCCGCTTGCGCGGCTCCATTCCCGCCATGGTCACGCCGTTCGAAGGCGACGCCGTGGACGAGGCCGCCCTGCGCGCGCATGTCGACTGGCTGATCGAGAACGGCTCGACCGGCCTCGTCCCCGTGGGCACCACCGGCGAGAGCCCGACGCTCTCCCACGACGAGCACAAGCGCGTCGTCGAGATCACGGTCGCCGAGGCGAAGGGCCGCGTGCCCGTGATCGCCGGGGCGGGCTCGAACTCCACCGCCGAGGCGCTCGACTTCGCGCGCCACGCCGAGCGCGCCGGCGCCGACGCGCTGCTCGTGGTCACGCCCTATTACAACAAGCCGACGCAAGAGGGCCTCTACCAGCATTTCAAGGCGATCGACGCAGCGGTGGGAATCCCGATTCTCATCTACAACATCCCCGGCCGCTCGGTGATCGACATGTCCGTCGAGACGATGGCGCGTCTCTACGAGCTCCCCAACATCGCGGGCGTCAAGGACGCGACCGCGAACATGGTGCGGGTGAGCCAGCAACGCGCCGCCATGGGGCCAGATTTCCTACAGCTTTCTGGCGAAGATTCGACGGCGCTGGGTTTCAATGCGCATGGCGGGCACGGCTGCATCTCGGTGACGGCGAACGTGGCGCCGCGCCTGTGCGCCGACTTCCAGGCCGCCAGCCTGTCGGGCGACGCCGCCACCGCCTTGAAGCTGCACGACCGCCTGATGCCCCTGCACCACGCCCTGTTCGTCGAAACCAACCCGACGCCGGCGAAGTTCGCCCTGTCGGTGCTCGGCCGCATGTCCGACGCCGTGCGCCTGCCGCTGGTGACGGCCTCCGAGCCGTGCAAGCAGCAGGTGCGCGCGGCGATGCGGGCGGCCGGGCTGATCAATTCCTGA
- a CDS encoding amino acid ABC transporter permease: MAFDVDVIVSSLPFLAQGLGLSLLLTVLAALGGIVLAVILALMRLSGFRALRLVSAGYVNFFRSMPLILVIFWFFFLVPLIIGRPVGGFYSALIAFTLFEAAYYSEIVRAGIQSVSRGQVWASYATGLTYAQTMRYVVLPQAFRNMTPVLLTQAIILFQDTSLVFVVSLRDFMTATTIVARNEGRLIEMYLFAAAVYFVICFSGSLYVRRLQRKYAT, translated from the coding sequence ATGGCCTTCGACGTCGACGTCATCGTCTCCTCCCTGCCCTTCCTGGCGCAGGGGCTCGGCCTCTCGCTGCTGCTCACGGTGCTCGCCGCGCTCGGCGGCATCGTGCTCGCGGTGATCCTGGCGCTAATGCGGCTCTCGGGCTTTCGCGCGCTGCGCCTCGTCTCGGCGGGCTACGTCAACTTCTTCCGCTCGATGCCGCTGATCCTGGTGATCTTCTGGTTCTTCTTCCTGGTGCCCCTGATCATCGGCAGGCCGGTGGGCGGCTTCTACTCGGCGTTGATCGCCTTCACGCTGTTCGAGGCGGCCTACTATTCCGAGATCGTGCGCGCCGGCATCCAGTCGGTGTCGCGCGGCCAGGTCTGGGCGAGCTACGCCACCGGGCTCACCTACGCGCAGACGATGCGCTACGTCGTGCTGCCCCAGGCCTTCCGCAATATGACGCCGGTCCTGCTCACGCAGGCGATCATCCTGTTCCAGGACACGAGCCTCGTCTTCGTCGTCTCGCTGCGCGACTTCATGACGGCGACAACGATCGTCGCGCGCAACGAGGGACGGCTCATCGAGATGTACCTGTTCGCCGCGGCCGTCTACTTCGTGATCTGCTTCTCCGGCTCGCTCTACGTCCGGCGGCTCCAGAGGAAATACGCGACATGA
- a CDS encoding NYN domain-containing protein: MRDQERIAIFIDGANLYATTKTLGFDIDYKRLLKEFQSRGYLLRAFYYTALVEDQEYSSIRPLIDWLDYNGYRVVTKPTKEFVDSTGRRKVKGNMDIELCIDALELAAHVDHIVLFSGDGDFRSLVEALQRRGVRVSVVSTISTQPPMVADELRRQADEFIDIASLLPKIGRDPADRPPRDYSDRPSRFQQGGPGGNPGLERRYGIRQGQGGFGGPQNAPDEDEDFED; encoded by the coding sequence ATGAGAGACCAGGAACGTATTGCGATATTCATCGATGGTGCGAACCTCTACGCCACGACGAAGACGCTGGGTTTCGACATCGACTACAAGCGGCTCCTGAAGGAGTTCCAGTCGCGCGGATATTTGCTCCGGGCGTTCTACTACACGGCGCTGGTCGAGGACCAAGAGTATTCGTCCATCCGGCCGCTGATCGACTGGCTCGACTACAACGGCTACCGCGTCGTCACGAAGCCGACTAAGGAATTCGTCGACTCCACCGGCCGCCGCAAGGTCAAGGGCAACATGGACATCGAGCTGTGCATCGACGCGCTCGAGCTCGCGGCCCACGTGGACCACATCGTGCTGTTCTCCGGCGACGGCGATTTTCGCTCGCTGGTCGAGGCGCTGCAGCGCCGCGGCGTGCGGGTCTCGGTGGTCTCCACCATCTCGACCCAGCCGCCCATGGTCGCCGACGAGCTGCGCCGGCAGGCGGACGAGTTCATCGACATCGCGAGCCTTCTGCCCAAGATCGGCCGCGACCCGGCCGACCGGCCGCCGCGCGACTATTCCGATCGCCCCTCCCGCTTTCAGCAGGGCGGCCCCGGCGGCAATCCCGGCCTGGAGCGCCGCTACGGCATCCGCCAGGGCCAGGGCGGCTTCGGCGGCCCGCAGAACGCGCCGGACGAGGACGAGGATTTCGAGGACTGA
- the pyrE gene encoding orotate phosphoribosyltransferase yields MTAAPLTPDEVLAEFRDAGALLEGHFVLSSGLHSPVFLQKMRIFQEPPRTEKLCRALAQAIAARFGAVDVVVSPAVGGIVPGYETARHLGARAIFVERENGVFALRRGFEIAPGARVVMVEDIVTTGLSSRECLAALAEHPGEILGAACLIDRSGGRADLGVPLVALATLDIPAYPADALPPELAAQPAVKPGSRGLKS; encoded by the coding sequence ATGACAGCCGCCCCGCTCACCCCCGACGAGGTCCTCGCCGAGTTCCGCGACGCGGGCGCGCTGCTCGAGGGGCATTTCGTCCTCTCCTCGGGCCTCCACTCGCCGGTCTTCCTGCAGAAGATGCGCATCTTCCAGGAGCCGCCGCGCACCGAGAAGCTCTGCCGCGCGCTGGCGCAGGCGATCGCGGCGCGCTTCGGCGCGGTCGACGTCGTGGTCTCGCCCGCCGTCGGCGGGATCGTGCCGGGCTACGAGACGGCGCGCCATCTCGGCGCCAGGGCGATCTTCGTCGAGCGCGAGAACGGCGTCTTCGCGCTGCGCCGCGGCTTCGAGATCGCGCCCGGCGCGCGGGTGGTGATGGTGGAGGACATCGTCACGACGGGGCTCTCCTCGCGCGAGTGCCTCGCGGCTCTGGCCGAGCATCCGGGCGAGATCCTCGGCGCGGCCTGCCTGATCGACCGCTCCGGCGGGCGCGCCGATCTCGGCGTGCCGCTGGTCGCGCTGGCGACGCTCGACATTCCCGCCTATCCGGCGGATGCTCTGCCGCCGGAGCTGGCGGCGCAACCGGCGGTGAAGCCGGGCAGCCGTGGGCTGAAATCGTGA
- a CDS encoding LysR family transcriptional regulator produces the protein MRLEWLEDILAVAETGSFQAAAERRRLTQPAFSRRLRAIEESLGVALFDRSSKPARVLPHALEEVERMRDLAAGLRELSARLRERDRTRRNRLVIACQHAITTSTAPALIERLSGLDLDIRLRSANRDECLAHLMTRHADVALFYDVEGGAPIAGADFLTLADIGVETLTPVFAAGTVDALNEAYGRGELPVVGYPKDVFLGAVQRRLILPRLGHAGALRTRLETALTLAALQCARSGIGVAWVPRSLAMDDLARGALVDLGGSLPVVEMRLVAARARGAAPPAVAAAWPEIVGSQDAAAASLVRSAAPGSVSPSP, from the coding sequence ATGCGGCTCGAATGGCTGGAGGACATCCTGGCGGTCGCGGAGACCGGCTCGTTCCAGGCGGCGGCCGAGCGGCGCCGCCTGACGCAGCCCGCCTTCTCGCGCCGCCTGCGCGCCATCGAGGAGAGCCTCGGGGTCGCGCTGTTCGACCGCTCCTCGAAGCCGGCGCGCGTCCTGCCGCATGCGCTGGAGGAGGTCGAGCGCATGCGCGACCTCGCCGCCGGCCTGCGCGAGCTCTCGGCGCGCTTGCGCGAGCGCGACCGCACCCGCCGCAACCGGCTCGTCATCGCCTGCCAGCACGCCATCACCACCTCGACCGCGCCGGCGCTGATCGAGCGGCTCTCCGGCCTCGATCTCGACATCCGCCTGCGCTCGGCCAATCGCGACGAGTGCCTGGCCCATCTGATGACGCGCCATGCGGACGTCGCCCTGTTCTACGACGTCGAGGGCGGCGCGCCGATCGCGGGGGCGGATTTCCTGACGCTCGCCGATATCGGCGTCGAGACGCTGACCCCCGTCTTCGCAGCCGGCACGGTGGACGCGCTGAACGAGGCTTACGGGCGCGGCGAGCTGCCGGTCGTCGGCTATCCGAAGGACGTCTTCCTCGGAGCCGTGCAGCGCCGGCTGATCCTGCCGCGGCTCGGGCATGCCGGGGCGTTGCGCACCCGCCTGGAGACGGCGCTCACGCTCGCGGCTCTGCAATGCGCCCGCTCCGGCATCGGCGTCGCCTGGGTGCCGCGCTCGCTGGCCATGGACGATCTCGCGCGCGGCGCCCTCGTCGATCTCGGCGGCTCGCTGCCGGTCGTGGAGATGCGCCTGGTCGCGGCCCGCGCCCGCGGCGCCGCCCCGCCCGCGGTCGCCGCCGCGTGGCCGGAAATCGTCGGCTCGCAGGATGCCGCTGCGGCGTCGCTCGTGCGCTCCGCAGCGCCAGGATCCGTCAGCCCTTCTCCTTGA
- a CDS encoding lycopene cyclase family protein: protein MVSFSRPDADLIVLGGGCAGLSLAQRLAEAGSSAPRVCVLEARGSYRDDRTWCFWRTRPHRHDGIVAHAWPRVRVATADGRGSVAQTPGAPYQMIRGADFYAAAQEAIAAAPRSELALGAEVGAVARRPDGLWRVETAEGALTARAVVDTRPDRRPAPGGARLWQSFHGREIRVEAPVFDTSTVELMRFSRPRPDRVAFTYVLPLAPDRALVEATAFAADPLPPPALFGDLERAIAEASGGRGGATLREEHGVLPMSLVGPPPPAPEGPGYVRAGLMAGGARPSSGYAFRRIQAWADSCAATVLAGGAPIPAAPDRRLLAFMDRLFVEVLAADPARGPDLFAALFRRTPPLRLVRFMSDEPSLLDAAAMAAALPPMPFLRALAGLEPRPAPDLAESAFGEAA from the coding sequence ATGGTCTCTTTCTCGCGCCCCGACGCCGACCTGATCGTTCTCGGCGGGGGCTGCGCCGGCCTGAGCCTGGCGCAGCGCCTCGCCGAGGCGGGTTCCTCCGCCCCGCGCGTCTGCGTCCTGGAGGCGCGCGGGTCCTATCGCGACGACCGCACCTGGTGCTTCTGGCGCACGCGCCCGCACCGCCACGACGGCATCGTCGCCCACGCCTGGCCGCGGGTGCGCGTCGCCACCGCCGACGGGCGCGGGAGCGTCGCGCAGACGCCGGGCGCGCCCTACCAGATGATCCGCGGCGCCGATTTCTACGCCGCCGCGCAGGAGGCCATCGCGGCCGCGCCGCGATCCGAGCTCGCGCTCGGCGCGGAGGTCGGCGCGGTGGCGCGCCGGCCGGACGGGCTTTGGCGCGTCGAGACGGCGGAGGGCGCGCTGACCGCCCGGGCCGTCGTCGACACGCGCCCCGACCGTCGCCCCGCGCCGGGCGGCGCGCGGCTCTGGCAGAGCTTCCACGGCCGGGAGATCCGGGTGGAGGCGCCTGTCTTCGACACCTCCACCGTCGAGCTGATGCGCTTCTCGCGCCCGCGGCCGGACCGCGTCGCCTTCACCTACGTCCTGCCGCTCGCGCCCGACCGGGCGCTCGTCGAGGCCACTGCCTTCGCGGCGGACCCGCTGCCGCCGCCCGCGCTCTTCGGCGATCTCGAGCGCGCCATCGCCGAGGCGAGCGGCGGGCGCGGCGGCGCGACCCTGCGCGAGGAGCACGGGGTTCTGCCGATGAGCCTCGTCGGTCCGCCGCCGCCGGCGCCCGAGGGGCCCGGCTACGTCCGCGCCGGGCTGATGGCCGGCGGCGCGCGGCCCTCCTCGGGCTACGCCTTCCGCCGCATCCAGGCCTGGGCCGATTCCTGCGCCGCCACCGTGCTCGCGGGCGGCGCGCCGATCCCGGCCGCGCCGGACAGGCGTCTCCTCGCCTTCATGGACCGGCTCTTCGTCGAGGTGCTCGCCGCCGATCCGGCGCGGGGGCCGGACCTGTTCGCGGCGCTGTTCCGCCGCACGCCGCCGCTGCGCCTCGTGCGCTTCATGAGCGACGAGCCCTCCCTCCTCGACGCCGCCGCCATGGCCGCCGCGCTGCCGCCCATGCCCTTCCTGCGCGCCCTCGCCGGTCTCGAGCCGCGCCCCGCGCCGGATCTCGCCGAGAGCGCCTTCGGGGAGGCCGCGTGA
- a CDS encoding amino acid ABC transporter substrate-binding protein, protein MRRVFRQFARVAAGAGALAAAFGLAATAQAQAQDLYGTLAKIDEANEIVIGHRETSIPFSWIDSAGGPPQGYSVDLCLRIADAVKEELGKPDLNVRFVPVTPQTRIPLLANGTIDIECGSTTNKLSRQEQVAYLPVTFITGTKLLVKTDAGVETLADLEGKRIALAQGTTNERVIKEMIEGQMLDVEVLNVKDHAEGFLALETDRVDAYSTDHILLYGLITRARDPENYAVVGDFLSYDPYAIMVRRDDSAFQLLGTRVLADLFRSGEINDIYAKWFMPFPTSEAVSEPPTPLLQAAWTLNALPE, encoded by the coding sequence ATGAGACGCGTTTTCCGACAGTTCGCCCGCGTCGCCGCGGGCGCCGGCGCCCTCGCGGCGGCCTTCGGGCTCGCCGCGACGGCGCAGGCCCAGGCCCAGGACCTCTACGGCACGCTCGCCAAGATCGACGAGGCGAACGAGATCGTCATCGGCCATCGCGAGACCTCGATCCCGTTCTCGTGGATCGATTCCGCCGGCGGCCCGCCGCAGGGCTACTCCGTCGACCTGTGCCTGCGCATCGCCGACGCCGTGAAGGAGGAGCTCGGCAAGCCGGACCTGAACGTGCGCTTCGTTCCCGTGACGCCGCAGACGCGCATCCCGCTCCTCGCCAATGGCACGATCGACATCGAGTGCGGCTCGACCACCAACAAGCTCAGCCGCCAGGAGCAGGTCGCCTACCTGCCCGTCACCTTCATCACCGGCACCAAGCTCCTCGTGAAGACGGACGCCGGGGTGGAGACGCTGGCGGACCTCGAGGGCAAGCGGATCGCGCTGGCGCAGGGCACCACCAACGAGCGCGTGATCAAGGAGATGATCGAGGGCCAGATGCTCGACGTCGAGGTCCTCAACGTGAAGGATCACGCCGAAGGCTTCCTCGCGCTCGAGACCGACCGCGTCGACGCCTACTCGACGGACCACATCCTGCTCTACGGCCTGATCACCCGCGCCCGGGACCCCGAGAACTACGCGGTCGTCGGCGACTTCCTCTCCTACGATCCCTACGCGATCATGGTGCGCCGCGACGACAGCGCCTTCCAGCTGCTCGGCACCCGCGTGCTCGCGGACCTGTTCCGCTCGGGCGAGATCAACGACATCTACGCCAAGTGGTTCATGCCCTTCCCGACCAGCGAAGCGGTCTCGGAGCCGCCGACGCCGCTCTTGCAGGCGGCCTGGACGCTGAACGCGCTGCCCGAGTGA
- a CDS encoding D-cysteine desulfhydrase, whose translation MHLARFPRIRLAHLPTPLEPMERLSAALGGPDIWIKRDDCTGLATGGNKTRKLEFLMAEARDRGADIVVTQGATQSNHARQTAASAARLGLDCHILLEDRTGFRTADYNENGNVLLDRLHGATIERRPGGLDMNAELQVVAARLAAEGRRPYAIPGGGSNPTGALGYVDAAQELMAQADAMGLVIDHLVHATGSAGTQAGLVVGLKGVNAKVPLLGIGVRAPRDKQEETVFRLACATAEKLGLPGLVAREDVVANTDYVGGGYGVPTPGMVEAVEMFARLEGVLLDPVYSGKGAAGLIDLVRKGFFARGETVVFLHTGGAAGLFGYVGAFDAPQEKAA comes from the coding sequence ATGCATCTCGCACGCTTCCCCCGGATCCGGCTCGCCCATCTCCCGACCCCGCTCGAGCCGATGGAGCGGCTCTCGGCGGCGCTCGGCGGCCCCGACATCTGGATCAAGCGCGACGACTGCACCGGTCTCGCGACCGGCGGCAACAAGACCCGCAAGCTCGAGTTCCTGATGGCCGAGGCGCGCGACCGGGGCGCCGACATCGTCGTCACCCAGGGCGCGACGCAGTCGAACCACGCGCGCCAGACGGCGGCCTCCGCGGCGCGGCTCGGTCTTGACTGCCACATCCTGCTCGAGGACCGCACCGGCTTCCGCACGGCGGATTACAACGAGAACGGCAACGTCCTGCTCGACCGGCTGCACGGGGCGACCATCGAGCGCCGCCCCGGCGGCCTCGACATGAACGCCGAGCTCCAGGTCGTCGCGGCGCGGCTCGCGGCCGAGGGGCGCCGGCCCTACGCGATCCCCGGCGGCGGCTCGAACCCGACCGGCGCGCTCGGCTACGTCGACGCGGCGCAGGAGCTGATGGCCCAGGCCGACGCGATGGGGCTCGTGATCGACCACCTCGTCCACGCCACCGGCAGCGCCGGCACGCAGGCGGGGCTGGTCGTCGGGCTGAAGGGCGTCAACGCCAAGGTGCCGCTGCTCGGCATCGGCGTGCGCGCGCCGCGGGACAAGCAGGAGGAGACCGTCTTCCGGCTCGCCTGCGCCACGGCCGAGAAGCTCGGCCTGCCGGGCCTCGTCGCGCGCGAGGACGTCGTCGCCAACACCGACTACGTCGGCGGCGGCTACGGCGTGCCCACGCCCGGCATGGTCGAGGCGGTGGAGATGTTCGCGCGGCTCGAGGGCGTGCTGCTCGACCCGGTCTATTCCGGCAAGGGCGCGGCGGGCCTGATCGACCTCGTCCGCAAGGGCTTCTTCGCCAGGGGCGAGACGGTCGTCTTCCTGCACACCGGAGGCGCGGCGGGCCTGTTCGGCTACGTCGGCGCCTTCGACGCGCCGCAGGAAAAAGCGGCGTGA
- a CDS encoding amino acid ABC transporter permease, producing MNYNWNWGILFEEPYLDWLISGVGWTMAVSVAAWVIAFSLGSVVGVMRTLPNRVARGIGTAYVELFRNVPLLVQLFLWYFVLPELLPEDWGRWVKRDLPLPEYTTAVVGLGFYTASRVAEQVRSGIESIPRGQAMAGYASGLTTAQVYRYVLLPVGYRLIVPPLTSEFLTIFKNSSLALTIGVLELTAQSRQITEYTFQGFEAFTAATVIYVVITLTVTAGMSLVERRAHMPGFIAGGR from the coding sequence ATGAACTACAATTGGAACTGGGGCATCCTGTTCGAGGAGCCCTATCTCGACTGGCTGATCTCCGGCGTCGGCTGGACCATGGCCGTCTCCGTCGCGGCCTGGGTCATCGCCTTCTCCCTCGGCTCGGTCGTCGGCGTGATGCGCACCCTGCCGAACCGTGTCGCCCGCGGCATCGGCACCGCCTATGTCGAGCTGTTCCGCAACGTGCCGCTCCTGGTCCAGCTCTTCCTGTGGTACTTCGTCCTGCCAGAGCTCCTGCCGGAGGACTGGGGTCGCTGGGTCAAGCGCGACCTGCCGCTGCCGGAATACACCACCGCCGTCGTGGGCTTGGGCTTCTACACCGCCTCGCGGGTCGCCGAGCAGGTGCGCTCCGGGATCGAGTCGATCCCCCGCGGCCAGGCGATGGCCGGCTACGCCAGCGGGCTCACCACCGCGCAGGTGTACCGCTACGTCCTGCTGCCCGTCGGCTACCGGCTGATCGTGCCGCCGCTCACCTCCGAGTTCCTGACGATCTTCAAGAACTCCTCCCTCGCGCTCACGATCGGCGTGCTCGAGCTCACCGCCCAGAGCCGCCAGATCACCGAGTACACCTTCCAGGGCTTCGAGGCCTTCACGGCGGCGACGGTCATCTACGTCGTCATCACGCTCACCGTCACGGCGGGGATGAGCCTCGTCGAGCGCCGCGCGCACATGCCCGGCTTCATCGCCGGAGGACGCTGA
- the smpB gene encoding SsrA-binding protein SmpB encodes MAKQKNAHSHRVVADNRKARFNYEITDTYEAGIALTGTEVKSLRSGKATIGESYAGPAGEELVLYNAYIPEYLQANRFNHEPRRPRKLLLHRREIDKLLGATQREGYTVIPLRIYFNDRGRAKVELGLGRGKKLHDKRETEKKRDWQREKSRLLKEKG; translated from the coding sequence ATGGCCAAGCAGAAGAACGCGCATTCGCACCGCGTCGTCGCCGACAATCGCAAGGCGCGGTTCAATTACGAGATCACGGACACCTACGAGGCCGGCATCGCGCTCACCGGCACGGAGGTGAAGTCCCTGCGCTCGGGCAAGGCGACGATCGGGGAGAGCTACGCCGGCCCGGCGGGCGAGGAGCTCGTCCTCTACAACGCCTACATACCCGAATACCTGCAGGCGAACCGCTTCAATCACGAGCCGCGCCGGCCGCGCAAGCTGCTGCTCCACCGCCGCGAGATCGACAAGCTGCTCGGCGCCACCCAGCGCGAGGGCTACACGGTCATCCCGCTGCGGATCTACTTCAACGATCGCGGCCGCGCCAAGGTCGAGCTCGGGCTCGGCCGGGGCAAGAAGCTCCACGACAAGCGCGAGACGGAGAAGAAGCGCGACTGGCAGCGCGAGAAGTCGCGGCTCCTCAAGGAGAAGGGCTGA
- a CDS encoding bacteriorhodopsin: MPNFENYLEYGYWHFDVIRHIFALTVAAFLAGLVYFALTMKDVAPRYRLSNVISAVVMVSAALEIFQLWLLWNRSFDYDATAGLWTRNEGMIFSNGYRYANWSIDVPMLLTQLLVVLGFTGRAFWDNWGKFTTAGLLMIWTGYVGQYYEPAVAGFSDTQAVAPFWIWGGVSTLFYLYILYLVYSVTHNPPDRLSPQVATEMNRIWLLLLCAWTLYPLAYLVPAVWVSDEAVVVRQVLFTTADITSKLVFGIMLSRAARHRSIEEGYGPSLAVQGEIYPDRIERPHRAHEPAE, from the coding sequence ATGCCCAACTTCGAAAATTACCTCGAATACGGTTACTGGCATTTCGACGTCATCCGCCACATCTTCGCGCTCACGGTCGCGGCGTTCCTGGCGGGTCTCGTCTATTTCGCCCTGACGATGAAGGACGTGGCGCCCCGCTATCGGCTCTCGAACGTCATCTCGGCGGTCGTCATGGTCTCGGCCGCGCTGGAGATATTCCAGCTCTGGCTCTTGTGGAACCGCAGCTTCGACTACGACGCCACGGCGGGTCTCTGGACCCGGAACGAGGGGATGATCTTCTCCAACGGCTATCGCTACGCCAACTGGTCGATCGACGTGCCGATGCTGCTCACCCAGCTCCTCGTCGTGCTCGGCTTCACCGGCCGCGCATTCTGGGACAATTGGGGCAAGTTCACCACCGCCGGCCTGCTGATGATCTGGACCGGCTATGTCGGCCAGTATTACGAGCCGGCCGTCGCGGGCTTCTCCGACACGCAGGCGGTCGCGCCCTTCTGGATCTGGGGCGGCGTCTCGACGCTGTTCTACCTCTACATCCTCTATCTGGTGTACTCCGTCACGCACAATCCGCCGGACCGGCTCTCGCCGCAGGTCGCCACCGAGATGAACCGCATCTGGCTGCTGCTCCTGTGCGCCTGGACGCTCTATCCGCTCGCCTATCTCGTTCCCGCGGTGTGGGTGTCGGACGAGGCCGTGGTCGTGCGCCAGGTCCTGTTCACGACGGCGGACATCACCTCGAAGCTCGTCTTCGGCATCATGCTCTCGCGCGCCGCGCGCCACCGCTCCATCGAGGAGGGCTACGGTCCCTCGCTCGCGGTCCAGGGAGAGATTTATCCGGATCGGATCGAGCGCCCGCACCGTGCGCACGAGCCGGCCGAGTGA
- a CDS encoding amino acid ABC transporter ATP-binding protein: MIEIRELDKWFGDFHVLKSCTTRVDHGQVVVVCGPSGSGKSTLIKCVNGLEPFQGGDVVVDGISVGDRRTDLPKLRARIGMVFQNFELYPHMSVTRNICLAQEKVLGRSREEAEAKAEALLARVGLADQARKFPGQLSGGQQQRVAIARALAMDPIAMLFDEPTSALDPEMINEVLEVMVELAQEGMTMMVVTHEMGFARKVANRVVFMDDGEIVEDAPTEEFFGSPRSDRAQLFLSKILHHV, encoded by the coding sequence ATGATCGAGATCCGCGAGCTGGACAAGTGGTTCGGCGACTTCCACGTCCTCAAGTCCTGCACGACGCGGGTCGATCACGGCCAGGTGGTGGTCGTCTGCGGCCCTTCCGGATCGGGCAAGTCGACGCTGATCAAGTGCGTGAACGGCCTCGAGCCCTTCCAGGGCGGCGACGTCGTCGTCGACGGGATCTCGGTAGGCGACCGGCGCACGGACCTGCCGAAGCTGCGCGCGCGCATCGGCATGGTCTTCCAGAACTTCGAGCTCTACCCGCACATGAGCGTGACGCGGAACATCTGCCTCGCGCAGGAGAAGGTGCTCGGCCGCAGCCGCGAGGAGGCGGAGGCGAAGGCCGAGGCGCTGCTTGCGCGGGTCGGGCTCGCCGACCAGGCGCGCAAGTTTCCCGGCCAGCTCTCCGGCGGGCAGCAGCAGCGCGTCGCCATCGCCCGCGCGCTCGCCATGGACCCGATCGCCATGCTCTTCGACGAGCCGACGTCGGCCCTCGACCCCGAGATGATCAACGAGGTGCTCGAGGTGATGGTGGAGCTCGCCCAGGAGGGCATGACGATGATGGTCGTCACCCACGAGATGGGCTTCGCCCGCAAGGTGGCGAACCGCGTCGTCTTCATGGACGACGGCGAGATCGTCGAGGACGCGCCGACGGAGGAGTTCTTCGGTTCGCCGCGCAGCGATCGCGCGCAGCTCTTCCTGTCGAAGATCCTCCACCACGTTTGA